In one window of Juglans regia cultivar Chandler chromosome 3, Walnut 2.0, whole genome shotgun sequence DNA:
- the LOC108986492 gene encoding sp110 nuclear body protein-like, whose product MGCCVSTAKSSDSLKKQHSLVGTQPPRPRSDANESRAPPPSAEEETIKEVLSETPKPKPPQPLGFQSTATKPVSNEVKDNDGDGDGDDEDNKNKIDKFPSPVNTATDNEISEVSKVYSESESVSTTATKRDEDEEVRQRVNRSSPAKVLQRNRAYNGDLGARRERLVAKSPNRRFEQSPGRANSGSVRLVKEREPGHATMARRGLTATERRDSTGEVSGRRSRSPATRVDNGANRSVMGRSPSARRTIRSPGRVRAAPTEPNNGRKSEQSSNKGMEEGTGQTTNESLENPLVSLECFIFL is encoded by the coding sequence ATGGGTTGCTGTGTAAGCACCGCGAAGTCATCTGATTCCCTAAAGAAGCAGCATTCTTTGGTGGGAACTCAACCACCAAGACCGAGATCTGATGCAAATGAGAGTAGGGCACCCCCTCCTTCAGCTGAGGAAGAAACCATCAAGGAGGTACTCTCCGAAACCCCGAAGCCCAAGCCTCCTCAACCTCTAGGTTTCCAATCTACTGCTACTAAGCCTGTGTCCAACGAAGTCAAAGATAATGACGGAGATGGAGACGGAGACGACGAAGACAACAAAAACAAGATCGACAAGTTTCCCTCGCCGGTAAATACCGCTACTGACAACGAGATCTCTGAGGTTTCCAAGGTTTATAGCGAGAGCGAGAGTGTGTCAACCACTGCCACGAAGAGAGACGAAGACGAAGAGGTCCGCCAAAGAGTGAACAGATCTTCACCGGCGAAAGTGCTGCAGAGAAACAGAGCTTATAATGGGGACTTGGGGGCTAGGAGAGAGAGGCTGGTGGCTAAGTCTCCGAACCGGAGATTCGAACAGTCACCGGGTCGGGCAAATTCCGGATCGGTCCGTCTGGTTAAGGAAAGAGAACCGGGTCATGCGACGATGGCTAGGCGCGGGTTGACTGCTACTGAGCGTCGTGACTCCACCGGGGAAGTTTCTGGGAGGCGGTCCAGGTCGCCAGCGACCCGTGTCGATAACGGCGCGAATAGATCCGTAATGGGTAGGAGCCCTTCTGCCAGGAGAACGATCCGGTCTCCGGGTCGTGTCAGAGCGGCTCCGACGGAGCCCAACAATGGCCGGAAGTCGGAGCAGAGCAGTAATAAGGGCATGGAGGAGGGGACAGGGCAGACGACCAATGAGTCACTGGAAAACCCACTTGTGTCCCTCGAGTGCTTCATATTTCTCTAA